The following proteins are co-located in the Heteronotia binoei isolate CCM8104 ecotype False Entrance Well chromosome 21, APGP_CSIRO_Hbin_v1, whole genome shotgun sequence genome:
- the SEL1L gene encoding protein sel-1 homolog 1, which yields MEPPRGRVRPRFLLWAVALLLVSVGLAVTADEEGTQDESFESKAALPSEEQVKDHRTGAHVVAGQIFIDSEEPEGHTEDEESLRNEEEQEKTLGDLSSLELPSSLNKDVDEAEVQKPVLRALGGTADGELCHFPFLFLEKEYVECTADGREDGRLWCATTYDYKSDQKWGFCETEEQSNKRRQMQEAEDVYQTGMKILNTSSKKAQKKEAYQYLLRAADMNHTKAMEKVSYAFLFGDYLKQNIQAAKELFEKLTEEGSPKGQTALGFLYASGLGVDSNQAKALVYYTFGALGGNLIAHMILGYRYWAGIGVLQSCESALTHYRLVANHVASDISLTGGTVVQRIRLPDEVENPGMASGMLEEDLIQYYQFLAEKGDVQAQVGLGQLHLHGGRGVEQNHQRAFEYFNQAANAGNSHAMAFLGKMYSEGSDVVPQSNETALQYFKKAADMGNPVGQSGLGMAYLYGRGVPVNYDLALKYFQKAADQGWVDGQLQLGSMYYNGIGVKKDYSKALKFFNLASQGGHILAFYNLAQMHATATGVDRSCRTAVELFKNVCERGRWSERLMTAYNSYKEGDANSAVVQYLLLAEQGYEVAQSNAAFILDQKEASIIEENETYTRALLHWNRAASQGYTVARLKLGDYHFYGFGTDIDYETAFIHYHLATEHQHSAQAMFNLGYMHEKGLGIKQDIHLAKRFYDMAADASPDAQVPVFLALCKLGIIYAFQYIQETNVKEVFSHLDMDQLLGPEWDLYLMTIIALLLGTVIAYRQRQHQAIPRPAGPRPAVPPQEPPPEHPPQQ from the exons ATGAAGAAGGAACTCAGGATGAGTCCTTTGAATCAAAG GCAGCCTTGCCATCAGAAGAACAGGTGAAGGACCATCGAACTGGAGCCCATGTGGTAGCAGGTCAAATCTTCATTGACTCTGAGGAACCAGAGGGTCATACTGAAGATGAAGAGAGTCTCAGGAACgaagaagaacaagaaaaaaCTTTAGGAGATCTGAGCTCTCTAGAATTGCCAAGCTCCTTAAATAAGGATGTGGACGAGGCTGAAGTTCAAAAACCAG TTTTAAGAGCCCTAGGAGGAACTGCAGATGGTGAGCTGTGccacttccccttcctttttctggaGAAAGAATATGTGGAATGTACTGCCGATGGAAGGGAAGATGGGAGACTCTGGTGTGCCACCACCTATGACTACAAGAGCGACCAGAAGTGGGGCTTCTGTGAAA cTGAAGAACAGTCAAATAAGAGAAGACAAATGCAAGAGGCAGAGGATGTTTACCAAACTGGAATGAAAATCCTTAATACAAGCAGTAAAAAGGCCCAGAAGAAAGA AGCTTATCAGTATCTCCTGAGAGCAGCTGACATGAACCATACCAAGGCAATGGAAAAAGTATCTTACGCCTTCTTGTTTGGGGACTACCTGAAGCAAAATATCCAGGCGGCAAAAGAGCTGTTTGAGAAACTGACTGAAGAAGGGTCTCCTAAAGGGCAAACG GCCCTTGGTTTCCTGTATGCCTCTGGTCTTGGTGTTGATTCCAACCAAGCAAAG GCACTGGTTTATTACACTTTTGGAGCTCTTGGAGGAAATTTGATAGCTCATATGATCTTA GGCTACCGCTACTGGGCTGGTATAGGAGTCCTTCAAAGCTGTGAATCTGCTCTCACACATTATCGTCTAGTAGCCAACCATG TGGCAAGTGACATCTCCCTGACAGGAGGTACAGTGGTACAAAGAATTCGTCTGCCAGATGAAGTAGAAAATCCAGGAATGGCAAGTGGGATGCTGGAAGAAGATTTGATACAGTACTACCAGTTTTTAGCTGAAAAAGGAGATGTACAGGCACAA GTTGGTCTTGGGCAATTGCATCTCCATGGAGGAAGAGGAGTAGAGCAAAATCATCAG AGAGCTTTTGAGTACTTCAATCAAGCAGCTAATGCTGGTAACTCACATGCCATGGCATTTTTGGGGAAG aTGTATTCTGAAGGAAGTGATGTTGTGCCCCAGAGCAACGAGACAGCACTTCAGTACTTTAAGAAAGCTGCTGATATG GGTAACCCAGTGGGGCAAAGTGGTCTAGGAATGGCTTATCTGTATGGAAGAGGTGTTCCAGTG AATTATGATCTGGCACTGAAATATTTCCAGAAAGCAGCAGATCAAGGGTGGGTAGATGGACAGCTTCAACTGGGGTCTATGTATTACA ATGGCATTGGAGTCAAAAAGGATTATTCAAAGGCTTTGAAGTTTTTCAACTTGGCTTCTCAGGGAGGCCACATTCTGGCCTTCTATAACTTGGCACAGATGCATGCCACCGCCACTGGGGTAGATCGTTCCTGTCGCACTGCAGTTGAG CTGTTTAAGAACGTTTGTGAACGAGGCCGCTGGTCTGAAAGGCTTATGACTGCCTACAACAGCTACAAAGAAGGCGATGCAAATTCTGCTGTGGTTCAGTATCTCCTGTTGGCGGAGCAAGGCTATGAAGTAGCACAGAGCAATGCTGCCTTTATACTGGATCAGA AAGAAGCCAGCATCATAGAAGAAAATGAAACTTATACCAGAGCGTTGCTGCACTGGAACAGAGCAGCCTCCCAAG GTTATACTGTTGCTAGACTCAAACTTGGTGATTACCACTTTTATGGCTTTGGCACTGACATTGATTATGAAACAGCATTTATTCACTACCACCTAGCAACAGAGCATCAACATAGTGCCCAAGCTATGTTCAACCTTGGGTACATGCATGAGAAGGGACTTGGCATCAAGCAG GACATCCACCTTGCAAAACGCTTCTATGACATGGCAGCTGATGCCAGTCCTGATGCTCAAGTTCCTGTCTTCCTTGCACTATGCAAATTGGGAATAATTTATGCCTTCCAGTATATACAAGAAACCAAT GTCAAAGAGGTGTTCTCCCACCTTGATATGGATCAGCTTTTGGGACCGGAGTGGGACCTTTACCTCATGACCATCATTGCTCTGCTCCTGGGCACAGTTATAGCTTACCGGCAGAGGCAGCATCAGGCAATCCCCAGGCCTGCTGGACCCCGGCCAGCCGTTCCTCCCCAAGAGCCTCCTCCAGAACATCCGCCACAGCAATAG